The uncultured Trichococcus sp. DNA window GCATTTTGTGATGCGGAGAGCTACAGCGGGATTGAGAAAGTGTTATCGATTTTGGATATCGAATCCCACTTCCGGGATGCTGATTTAGTCATCACAGGCGAAGGCAGGATCGATGCGCAATCCCTTTATGGGAAAGCGCCGGTCGGCATTGCGCGGATGGCGAAGAAATATAAGCTGCCCGTGATTGCAATTGTCGGGAGCAGCGGGGACGATCTCGGGCCTATCTATGAAACAGGCATCGATCTGATTTTGGATATTGTCAATAAACCGATGCAGTTGGCTGAGGCCATCGCCAATACAGAAACGCTGATAACGAATACTGGTGAATCGGCTTTCCGCGCCTTTTTGTTAAGCCGCAATGCAGTAGGGTTAGCGCTCTCGTAATCAATTAACTTGAACTAACTCGTATCAGCGGAGAGCATGCTTCTGACTGTCACAAAATATAAAAGATCTGATAAACGCTATATTTTCTGATTTTCGCATCAGATTATAGGGCGTTTTTTTAGTTTCGCATCATCTCAGGTCAATCAGTCAACTGGCGTTTAGCTTTTCAAACAACAATCTCTGCCAAGACCTAACTTACGGAGGGTCCCCGATAGTCTTTTGTGTACAGAAATGTTAGAATTTGATTAATAGTAAGTGTTTGTGCATGAAAATACGGGAGGGGTTTGGGAATGGATAACGATAAGAACAAAAAAGATTTACGCATCAACAGCTTCGTCTATGATGGGGTTGTGAAATCACCGAACCGTGCGATGCTGCGCGCGACAGGCATGCATGACGAAGACTTCAAAAAGCCTATGGTCGGGGTAATCAGCACTTGGGCTGAGAACACGCCTTGCAATATCCACTTGAATGATCTGGCTGCAATCGCAAAAAACGGCATCAAGAAGCAGCACGGATGGCCAGTCCAGTTTACGACAGTGACCGTTTCGGATGGCATCGCCATGGGTACGCCGGGGATGAACTATTCATTGCCTTCGCGCGATCTGATTGCCGATTCGATCGAGGTTGCGGTAGGTGGCCAAAATCTGGACGCCTTCATCAGCATCGGCGGCTGCGATAAGAATATGCCGGGCTCTGTCATCGCGATGGCCAATGCGAACATCCCATCCATTTTTGTTTATGGGGGTACGATTGCTCCGGGCAAAGATGATGATGGCAACGACATCGATCTTGTATCCGTTTTTGAAGCCATCGGAAAGTGGAACAACGGCGAAATGACGGAAGAAGAAGTTCGGGCGATCGAATGCAATGCCTGTCCCGGACCAGGGGCTTGCGGCGGGATGTATACGGCCAACACGATGGCATCGGCTATCGAAACGATGGGGCTGAGCTTGCCGGGATCATCGTCGAACCCTGCGGCAACCGGTGATAAATTGAAGGATGTTTTCGAGGCCGGCGAAGCCATCATCGGCCTGATCGAAAAAAATATCCGTCCGCGCGACATCATCACCCGCAAATCTCTGGAGAATGCCGTGGTGATCACGATGGCCTTGGGCGGATCGACGAACGCCATCCTGCATCTGTTGGCGATTGCCCATGCCGCCGAGGTGGACTTTGCGATCGAAGACTTCAATGAAATCCAAAAACGGGTACCGCATTTGGCCGATCTGAAACCTTCGGGAAAATATGTTTTCCAAGACCTGTATAACGTAGGCGGAGTGCCTGCCGTTCAGAAATACTTGCTTGACAACGGTTTGCTGCACGGCGACTGCTTGACCGTAACCGGCAAGACGCTGGCGGAAAACCTGGAAAACATGGCACCTTTGGCGGAAGGCCAAGACGTGATCATGACGCTTGAGAAGCCGAAACGTAAAGATGGCCCATTGATTGTCCTGAAAGGCAATCTTGCTCCTGATGGCGCTGTCGTAAAAGTTTCCGGGCTGAAGCAACGACGCCATGAAGGACCGGCGAAGGTTTTCAATACCGAAGAAGCGGCGATCGAAGCGACCCTGAACGGGGAAATCGTGGACGGCGACGTCGTGGTTGTGCGCTTTGTCGGGCCGAAAGGTGGACCAGGTATGCCGGAAATGCTGTCCTTATCGAGCATCATTTCCGGAAAAGGCATCAAAGTGTGTCTGATCACAGATGGCCGTTTTTCCGGCGGTTCCCATGGGTTCGTGGTCGGGCATATCGCACCGGAGGCACAAGACGGCGGACCGATCGCCTTATTGGCAACGAATGATACGGTCATCATTGATCAGGATACACGCGAGCTGACGATGCAAGTATCCGATGAAGAGTTGGCTAAGCGACGCGAAACACTGGTGTTGCCGCCTTTGAAGTCGCGCGGTGTTCTGGGCAAATACGCGCACATCGTATCGTCCGCATCGAAAGGTGCCGTAACCGACTTCTTCAACCGTAACCCATTCGAGGAAAAATAAAAGGAGGCTGCCGCATAGTGGAAAAAGGCATCACATACACTGGTCTGGCGGGCCAGCACAAGGAAGAACTGGAAGAAAAACTGATGAACGTCATGGATACGGAAATCGGCCTCGATATCGTCAATCTCGGATTGGTTTATGGCATTGACCTGGATGATGAAGGGGTCTGTACTGTCCGATTAACGTTTACGGGCGCCGGCTGTTCTTGCTCGGAGCATATTCTGAAAGGGGTCCATGAGCAGCTGGATCCGCTAGGTTTCATCACAGAGGTCAAAATCAAGATCGTGTGGAGTCCGGCCTGGGTGTTGGACCGCATCACCCGCTATGGCCGCATTTCGCTTGGAATCAATCCAGGCAGATAAGCAAAAGGATCGAAACAAAGTGTATCAAAAACACTTTGTTCCGATCCTTTTTTTGAATGAACGCAAGTATGGAAAAAATGAGGAATGAAAGGAGATATGCTACAATTTAAGTAAGCG harbors:
- a CDS encoding metal-sulfur cluster assembly factor translates to MEKGITYTGLAGQHKEELEEKLMNVMDTEIGLDIVNLGLVYGIDLDDEGVCTVRLTFTGAGCSCSEHILKGVHEQLDPLGFITEVKIKIVWSPAWVLDRITRYGRISLGINPGR
- the ilvD gene encoding dihydroxy-acid dehydratase, with product MDNDKNKKDLRINSFVYDGVVKSPNRAMLRATGMHDEDFKKPMVGVISTWAENTPCNIHLNDLAAIAKNGIKKQHGWPVQFTTVTVSDGIAMGTPGMNYSLPSRDLIADSIEVAVGGQNLDAFISIGGCDKNMPGSVIAMANANIPSIFVYGGTIAPGKDDDGNDIDLVSVFEAIGKWNNGEMTEEEVRAIECNACPGPGACGGMYTANTMASAIETMGLSLPGSSSNPAATGDKLKDVFEAGEAIIGLIEKNIRPRDIITRKSLENAVVITMALGGSTNAILHLLAIAHAAEVDFAIEDFNEIQKRVPHLADLKPSGKYVFQDLYNVGGVPAVQKYLLDNGLLHGDCLTVTGKTLAENLENMAPLAEGQDVIMTLEKPKRKDGPLIVLKGNLAPDGAVVKVSGLKQRRHEGPAKVFNTEEAAIEATLNGEIVDGDVVVVRFVGPKGGPGMPEMLSLSSIISGKGIKVCLITDGRFSGGSHGFVVGHIAPEAQDGGPIALLATNDTVIIDQDTRELTMQVSDEELAKRRETLVLPPLKSRGVLGKYAHIVSSASKGAVTDFFNRNPFEEK